TCTTCCGCCGCAATTTTAGGTGCGTTCTCTTCAGCATTCGATTGTTGCACCTCCTTAGCCGGTGCTGCGGGGATTGGGCTCGGTTGAGCGACGAGCTCCACCAGGTTGTACTTCCGCAGCTGGTAGTATTCGGGAAGAATGCCGATGCAACACAGTCCCTTGATGACTTCCACGATTACCGCTAGCTGGGGGCTTTTGAGGTTCGCCTTGTTGCCCGCATTCTTGGTCGTGATGAGCTCTGCCACTTCGCGTATAACGTCATCCCGGGAAAGATCATTATTGAGCCTTCGGTTGAAGACGATCGCGTACGTTTTCGGCTCCTTCAGGAAGAAACGATCGCTCAACTTCCCCACCACATCGATGATGTCCTTCAGGTTCGCGCGGCAAACCGCCTGTATCGGTAGCATGCGCAATATGAAGCGAGATTTGTGCTTTTTCGTGGCGCTCAAATCTTTCATCAGCTTGACGGCCATTTCATTCGGATCCGGAAGGGTTGTTTGGATGAAGAGACAGTTCATGGCACCGCTCTCGACGTTCTGGAACCGGAAGCTTCTGCTGTTCTGCTTCTGACCAGCCGCTTCTGCCTCTTTCTGTAGCGTAATTGAAATGTCCTCCTCATCGCTTGGTGCGTTCGATTCGGCTGCATCGCCGTTTCCGCCGGTATCATCGCTGGGAGTAGGAGCTTTATCTACTGCACCGTACAGTTCGTCTGCATACGCATTGAGGATGCGATAGCTATCGCGAATACAATCTCGAACATGCCCGTTGCACGTTACAAGAAAACCTCGATGGCCCGGCTTCATACAACGGTCTCCTGCGCCATGGTCGTGTGCCTTTGCGTAATAGTTACGCTTACCCGTTTTTCCGTGCTTAGGTTTGCGTTTATCCGATGCCGTGCCGGCGGAAtcgaatttaattttctttgcttctgACATGGTGCGCCACCGTTTGTTGTAGTTTTGCACGCTCAACGTGCTGCTGGCGGCTGTCAAACATCCGGCCAACAAAGTCGAACGTCAAACAAATGTCAGTGCGATTAGCGTACACAACAAACACTTTTTGTAAACAATCCGCTGTCCGCTGTTTTCGGAGCAAAGGAAAAGTTAATTTAATAGACTGAAAGACATTTTGCCACAAAGATGAGCAATATTTACATTCAAGAACCGCCCACGGCAGGAAAGGTAAAGCTCGCGTTGATCCTTCCTCATACGAAGTTGTGATATATTTGCATCGTTTTCTCCGTTCTAGGTTCTCCTCAAAACATCCGTAGGTGATATCGACATTGAGCTCTGGTCAAAGGAATGCCCGATGGCTTGCCGGAACTTTATTCAGCTGTGCCTGGAAGGCTACTACAATGGGACAATATTCCATCGAGTCGTGAAAGGCTTCATCGTGCAGGGTGGTGATCCGAACGGCGATGGCACGGGAGGTGAATCGGTGTATGGACATCCGTTCAAGGATGAATTCCACTCCCGTTTGCGCTACGTTCGCCGGGGCCTGGTTGGTATGGCAAACTCCGGTAAAAATGATAACGCCTCGCAGTTCTTCTTCACCCTGGGACCGACCCCGGAACTACAAAATCAGAACACGCTTTTCGGCAAGGTCGCAGGTGATACGATATACAACATGCTGAAGCTGGAAGAAGGTGAAGTGTATGAAAACGAACGGCCTCACTTCACTCATCGCATCATTCGAACAGATGTGCTTAACAATCCATTCGATGATATTGTTCCGCGAGGCTTGACCGATGCAGACGATAAATCGAAAGAGCAAGGTGAGAattccaaaaagaagaaaaaagaaaaaggtgtCAAAAACTTTGGCCTGCTTTCGTTCGGCGATGAGGCGGAAGAGGAAGAGCTAGAGACTAAAGTGTTTGTACAGAAAAATGGCCCGGGACGTGGAAAGTCCTCTCACGATGTGCTGGATGACCCGAAGCTAAGCAAGCAAACGAGTACTTCTTCTGCAGAGGAACCCAAGAAGCGACGGCTTTCTGCCGACAGTCGAGGCCATTCTTCGGCGGAGGAAGATAAAGAAAGCTTCAGCCATGGCCGTTCAAAATCCAAACCATCCCAAAAAGATGAAGTGGACAATGTGCGAGAGAAACTAAAGCGTAAGGCGGACGACAAACGTAATGAAAAACCAGCGGCGGATGTAAACGAATCTGAATCCGATTCCGATTACGAGCTAGACGGTGacaggaagaaggaaaagcggGAACAGGCGGAAAAGATTCGACAAGAAATTAACAAGCTAAAACGTGACTTTCACTCGGACAAACGGTCCAAGGACAAGCAGAAGGAAAGTGAACAGAAAAAGGCATCGAAAAAGACGGCTCGTAATGAAGTGATGAACGAAGTATTACGGGTGCAGGAAGAATACTCGCAGAAGACTAAACAGCTTCCCAAGAAGGGTAGCTCCCGGGAAAACTTTACGATGGAACTGTTGCAAAAGTTTAAATCCAAGCTTCATTCCGCCCATGAACGGGATGACGTCCAAGCTGCAACAGCTACTGAAGGAGACGAAGAGGAAGACATTCGAGGAGACAATTGGCTTGCTCACCGGCTGGAATTTGAGAAAAAGGATCCAATACTAGCGAAAGATGCAGCCACAAAGGACGACGACTGGTACGACGTTTATGATCCGCGCAATCCGCTCAACAAGCGCAAACGGGGCGAGAAAATCGACCGTTCTCTAAAGCCGGGCAAATAAAATGGACCAATTGGCGTGTTTCGAAATTCGTCCACCAGTATTTATTGTAAACGATACCATATATGTACATTAGGTAGGAGGAACATAGAATACATAGATACACACTACGGGGAATGTTACTCGCCCACGATCGGAATATGATGCCACTGAAATAATGGTCATGCTTAAAGTGTGAACTGTTGCAACGTTGATAGCAACGAGCTGACATCGTTATCAATCTCACTCTTCACCTTGAGATTACTGATTTGATCGACGATCGAGTCGAGATCTATTTTGCGCTGTCGTACCTTATCAAGTTGTTCGGAGAAATCTTTCAGCATCTGTTCCAGCCTGGCCTCATCACACCCTAGATTCGTTGGATCGATATTTCTGATCTGCTGCTTAAACATGGCAAAGATTCGTTCGCAAACTTCGGCCGTTTTTTCCCGATGTTTGTGTATGTCGCTCTGAGTTAGTTTTTGCATCTTCGATATGATACGCTCCGACAGACGCAGCTTGCCGATAGAAAAGTCCAGCGCTAGCAGACCATTCGAATCGCGCAACAGTACGTTGGTGCCGTAgtcgagcagcagctgcacTATCTCGACGCTTTCCGTGCTGGAGGCCAAATGGAGCGGGGTGTTCATATTTTTATCCCTGATGTTCGGGTTTGCTCCATTCTCGAGCAAAATTCGCACGATATCACGGAAGCCTCTACTACATGCAATGTGCAACGCTGACCGATTGAAATAGCTTTCGTACGTATTTGGGGACATACCTTGCTGTATCATTTCCCTCACCTTTTCCGTGTTATTGTGAGAGACGGCTTCCAGAAAGCGAGACGTAAGCAGGGCCGACGGCCGTATCTTAAGGTATGGTGATGCGCGAGTCTGCACACGGTTGTGATGGTCCTTACGCAGCTTGAGCGTATTGCGTGTGGAGCAAGGTGAATCGCCTGCCATCGTCCCCTCGTTAAACTCGGGCTGGCTGATGGTGAACATTGTTTTGGGGACATTTGTGTCTGCCTTGGGTTCAGTTTCGCTGCTCCGTGTCGCACAGTTTTCCCCTGGTATTTTCCCGGATGTAGATGGTTCCGATATGTCTGGAGCAGCAGACGCACTCGGAGTGTCGCCTGTATTGTCACACATGTTGGGATAAAACGCGGAAAATTAGTGAGAAAAAAGCTCCTCGAAAGATATTTGTTGTTGATtatgtgcgtgtttgttttggtttgcttttcattCTTCTTGACAGCTCGTTTTCCGTTACCTTTTCAGCTGTCAAATATGTCATCCGGCAATTATAAACAGCGTAAACAAAtgattaaactttttttaaaaaggACAAAATTATCCTAGCTGCTGTGGGTTCCTTCTTTATTCGTTGGACAGCAGGGGATTATTATCCTGGTGGCCATCCGAGCTGTCGGCCACCGATCACATGCAGATGTATGTGGTACACCGTTTGGCACCCGTCATCGCCATTGTTTATAACTAATCGGAATCCTTTGGGAGCCTTCGACTTTCCCAACTGACCGGCCACATGCAACAGATGCCCGAGAATCTGTAACGAATAAGCACAACCATAAATTACCTTTTGGAGAGCGCCGTTtgggcagcagcaaaagtaCCTCCACCTGACCGGATGTGCTGTTTTCCAATTTATCAATCTTTTGCTTTGGTATCACGAGGAAATGCACTGGAGCTTGCGGCGAGACATCGTTGAAAGCAACGCATTTCTCGTCCTCGTAAATGATGTCGGCAGGGATTTCTTTCTTGATGATCTTGTCGAATATCGTGTCCGGATGTTTGACCGAGGGTTTCGGTGATCTGTTGGACCCTTGGCTATCCTGACTGCGATAGCGTACCAAGCGCAGAGCGGGCAACAGCAGTGGCCGAGCCACAAAGGGACGGACAGCGGCTGCCAACATTATGCACCAACAAACAGCACTAACAAACTTTGGGGATCTGTTACCATCGCATCCCAACGCACGATTTCGTAATCAATGTTTTCGGTGCTCTTGCCAGGAGCATTTGACATTGGACTGACACACGATTCTGTCAAACAGGTGTGGTAAACAAACAGGAACAACGCACTTTGTTTACGTGAATTCAGATTCAAAAAGAACACAGCATTGAACCAACATTACTCACTAATGTTTTACTCCTCGTACAATGTCCGACGACAAAGCCATTCCTAAAACGGACTACAAGCTTGAGGCCGATTCTGAGCTGCGGTTTGAGATAGAAAATAAGAACGAGAAAGTGTCGGTTGTGGTAAGTCATCGCTCTGTGCAAACACATGGATGCATCACGGTCGCGGTCGCGTTCACGGTCATTTTGCCATTTCTGCGCCATTTCAGCTTCTCAATGGACTGGCGGAACTGTTCGGTACGGAGCTGGTCGTGAAGAAGCCGTACGATTTCTTCACTGGCGCTAAGGTGGCCATCTTCACCTACCATGGCTGTACGATCGAGCTGCGCGGTAAGCCCGATGTGGCGTACGTTGCCAAAGAAACGCCCATGGTCATGTACTTGAATGCCAATTCGGCGCTGGAACACTTGCGCAGCAAGGCCGAGCAGGAGGATGCGCAGGGTCCGATCGCGATGGTGGTTGGTCCGATGGATGTAGGAAAGACCACACTGTGCCGCATATTCTTGAACTACGCGGTTCGGCTGGGCAGGCGTCCCATTTACGTTGACTTAGATGTGGGCCAGGGTGGGATCGCTATACCCGGCACCATTGGAGCTTTGCTGGTAGAGCGACCGGCACCGGTAGCGGAAGGTTTCTCCCAACAGGCGCCGCTTGTGTACCATTACGGGCACAGCTCACCGTCCTCGAACAGTACGTTCTACGATGTGCTGATTTCGAAACTGGCCGAAACAACACTGGAACGCTTGCAGGCAAACAAAAAGGCGAAATCGTCCGGCATGATCATCAACACCTGTGGCTGGGTGAAGGGATCCGGCTACTCGCACATACTGCACACCGTTGAAGCGTTCGAAGTGAACGCCATCTTCGTGCTCGATCAGGAACGTCTGTACAACGAGCTGCTGCGGGATGTGAAGAGCACCGTGCAGGTGGTCTTTCTGCCGAAGAGCGGCGGTGTAGTGGAACGTACCAAGTCCCAGCGCACCGAAGCAAGAGATCTGCGGATAAGGGAATATTTTTACGGCTCCAAAATGCCACTTTTTCCACACAGTTTTGATGTAAAATTTTCGGacataaaaatattcaaagtaGGCTCTCCGCCGTTGCCAGCTTCCTGCTTACCGCTGGGAATGAAAGCGGAAGATAACTACACGAAGCTAGTCGCCGTCCAGCCCGGTCCCCAGCTGTTACACCACATACTGGCAGTTAGCTTTGCCGAAAGTACCGACGAGAATGTGATCCAAACCAACGTGGCAGGCTTTATTTGCGTCACCAATGTCAACATGGACAAGCAAGTGCTGACGGTGCTATCTCCCCAACCGCGGCCGCTGCCCCAAACAATACTACTCGTTTCCGATCTTCAGTTCATGGACAGCCATTAAGGTAGGCGACAAAGAAGGcaccgtattttacgttcccCAATAAAGCACATCTTCAAGCGTTGAGTGGCGGCCGGGTATGGCCGACCTCGATTGAAGGAAACCTCTCTCTGAATGCTTTCTTCATGGCCGATACCCAATCGCCATGCTGTAGTATTGTGGCAATGTGTGCATTTAACTTACGCTGCTTCTCTCTAGCGTCCTGCACAGCTCCCCGATTCACGTCGGTAATGATTTCGAACGCCGTTTCTGGACAGATGTTCAGTGTCGTCATAATGAAACTGTCGAAGCCGGCCGCTACTGCGCCACACAGAATAGTATCGGCACCGAGGAATATGGTACGTCCGTCCTTCAAACATGCGCTACCTTGCTCAAGATCTCCGCTCGTATATTTGATCCCTCGGAAGTTGCCTATCTCTTGCTCTGCCCTGTTCAGGAACGTTGGCATGTGAACTGTTGAGAAAGAAAAGTAAATTCCTGTGTGCGCTTTTCTGAGCTGGCTTTATCTTACCATTCACGTCGGTAAACATCGGGATGTGATAGTAGAAGAACGGTAATGTGGGGCAGTACTTCGCTACACTCTTCAGATAGGACACCAGCGTTTCGGCTGTTTTTGGTTTAAAATAAAGCTCCGGAAGGCACAGTACCGCGTCCACGTCGATCTGCAAGGCATGCCGCGCCAGTTGCACGACATCCGGGTATGGTGCTCCTCCAATCTGAACCATGACGGTAATACCATGCTTTTTGCAGGCGCTTTGCCAAGCCTCCGTCACCAGCATACGTTCTGCGACGGTCAAAAGCATTCCTTCGCCGCTGGTTCCATTTACGAGCACACCTTTCACACGGTTCGCTTTCAGTAGTTCCACATACGGCTCGATGGCTTGTAGATTTAATGTTTCACTGAAACGATCAGCCCATTAGTTACAGAAATCAACAAAATAGAGCACACTGTATAACTAACTTCCCGTTCGTGTACGGGGTGAACACCGGTGCCATTAGTCCCGTAAAGTTAAACGTTTTCATCGTTATGTTTTGCGGCTTCAAACGGGTAGTGAGTGCAGCTGGAAATAAGGCAGCTAATATGTACCGACAACGACGCAGACTCCTATCACGATTATCTCTGGTATTCTATTTACATGCATTAAGCTTGACTGGCGGTGCAATGATAACGACCGCGGTCCATCGTAAACAAGCTTGAACAAAACAAGCGTCTTATTGTAGCTCATATTTAGCAATATTTTCAGCTGTTTGATAATTTACGTTATAAATAAATGGTGTTGTTGCATTCGTAAATTGATTTCGGTCGTTTTTCAAACCATCCATTGTTGCATGGGCAACAGATTTTGGACATTCGACGTATTCTTCATTTTGATTATGAAGCAAGTAAGATAAAAAGGGGCATAATATAAACCGGGGGAGAACGCTTAAAATGTAAAAGTAAGTTTCCACACATTTCGGTTATTTTTCAAACACAAATACCGGCACGCAGCTGTCAGTGGCGGCGATTATCTTGAAAGCAGAAACTTTCTTGCTGTATTTCCGCCCTAACTGTTTCGCTCTCTGTCACGCTCGCCTGTCACGGCGGCTAGAGCGAAACAGCAATCAACATAGCCGCACATTTCGCGCCTCCTGACATCGTTTCGTTTGCTAACCTGGGCTCCTCTCGTCAGCTAGAGCGTTTTTTCCGTCGTGTGGTCAAGCTTTCTTTCTGTAAGTACTGCGAAAAAGTGTGTAAATGGTGTGAAATTGTACAGCGTACGTGCATTGCGATCATTTTCGAATGTAGTTAGCGTCCCAATCATGCGAATGTAGTCAGAGTGGCTGTGCAAGAAAGTGCATCGCGGAGACAGGGCACTTTTTTCTTGCATAAAATTTGGTTCTGCTTCTCGTCGTCGCTTCGCCGGCTTTGGCGTCAGGAAGTGTGGTGGCAATGCAGATACGACCGGATGGACATGAAAGAGGATCGGACAAAGGATTAAGAAATGATGTAGCTAGCTACTGTAGCTGAGCCTTTACTTGCGCTACGTGGTAGCGGTTTCGGTTCGCATAAAAGGCAGGAGAGGCAGTGTTGCAAGAAGCTGCGCTTCTCAGAACATCTGCCATTCATACGCACTCTAGAGCAACATACCGGGAATATTGGCGCAGAAACAGAAGCGTGCCGTTTGACAACCATTGCTTACGTCTCATTGCCATTGTGAGACTTTGAGGGTGTTCTTTCGTGTTGAATTCGTGCGTCGTCTGCAAATCTTACGCCAGTTATTCGAAACGTACTTTTTTACAAGGTTGATCTTCGTCATAGCCTACTCTTATGCGGTGTCTGCGCGAGACTTTGTTCGTATCTTAATAGGAGTTCTAATCTGGCCAATGCGTTAAAAGATGCGCTTACGCGCGGATCGTTTAGGCATAATGCTGCAGTAATTCTACGAAATGTGTAAACAAGTTTGTAATAATTGCTTTTTCTAAACAGCGCGTCATTAGCTGCACTTTTGATTAACGCTACCGACTGGTGTCACTATGACATagggcgatttttttttgtacctcAGTTGAGGAGGAAAACATCCAGCTGGCTTGCTCATCCAGCTCGAATCCTTTTTTGGCGTTGGATTAAAATTGTAACTCTTGCTAATAAGTTTTCCTCCATCATGACGTCACTCGCATTGTGAAGCGCCGGATCCCTTTCCTACACCCGGTCGTCTGTCAGTTCGAAGAAGCTTCTCGAGTTGCTGCGTGCCTTCCGTTGTCgtattgtgtgtgttgtttataAATACGAAAATCCATAGCTGAATTCACACAAGAAGCACACATTTTCATCCATGGTTTTGGATTACGAAATTTGGCTGTCAATTTTTTAATCTTACTATTTGCCCTAATTCATTTCCTCATGTACCTTTCTTTCATGGTTGTAACGATGCGCAGTGCAAAGTTTCATCAGAAGAACGCCTTGAAGAACTCAGGATCCCAGCGGAATAGCAACAAAAGCGCGAACGATCAACGGGACACATTCATCTGTAATATTCGGCTTCCTTTTCTAACGAGTGAAAACAATTGTCAACAACAATGGCGGAAGGAGATATGCCCACTTTCAAATGCGTGCTGGTTGGCGACGGCGGTACCGGCAAAACGACCTTCGTCAAACGCCACATGACGGGTGAGTTTGAGAAGAAATACGTCGCCACCCTCGGCGTAGAGGTGCATCCACTGGTATTCCACACGAACCGTGGAGCCATCCGTTTCAATGTATGGGACACGGCCGGGCAGGAAAAATTTGGCGGGCTTCGCGACGGCTACTACATCCAGGGACAGTGTGCCATCATTATGTTCGACGTCACGTCACGAGTAACCTACAAAAACGTTCCCAACTGGCATCGCGATCTGGTGCGCGTTTGCGAAAACATCCCGATCGTGCTGTGCGGCAACAAAGTAGACATCAAGGATCGTAAAGTGAAGGCCAAGTCGATCGTGTTTCACCGGAAGAAGAACCTACAGGTTAGTATTGGGACTGAACGCGCGTTGTTCGGGCAAAACTCCGCCGGCCCCAGGCTAacgtttgctttttctttcagTACTACGACATTTCCGCAAAGTCcaactacaacttcgagaaaCCTTTCCTGTGGCTGGCTCGCAAGCTGGTCGGCGACCCGAACCTGGAGTTCGTTGCAATGCCTGCCCTGCTTCCACCGGAAGTGAAGATGGACAAGGATTGGCAGGTGCAGATCGAGAAGGATTTGGAGGAAGCACAGGCAACGGCTCTGCCCGACGAGGACGAAGATTTGTAAACCTTCCTTCTTCTAGCGCGAAGCAGCACGGGCACAGAGAGAGTCACGTGACCGAGCGTGTTTTTGTAATTTGCATTATAAAGGAAACAGTTAGGTCTATGGCGGTGTTCAAACCCAGCTAGCTAGCAAAGCAAACTTACTGGAGGGAAGGCGGAGGTTGCGTTACATTTAATCCCAAGATGTGGTGGAGTGGTGCAGAACAGTAGGGCTAGACAGTCGAGGACGTTTGAAGGAACATAGGCAGATCATTCAATCACCTTTTGGAGTACAGAATTGTAGAAAACGGCAGGATATTATGCGTAAAGCTGATCACCGGAATTGGcatcatttttgtgtttttgctttggttCGAAAGGGCGTCGCGTTTAGCTAGGGGGGATTTAAAGAACAGAATTGAAATATTGCGCGTTCATCATACATCGGTTCAACCTAGGGGCTGCTGAGAACGGTAAATTTGGCACCGTTTTTGCATATAGGCGTACAAGACAGCAGGAATGTTTGAGTTCCCTTTAATTTTAATGTTACTGTATCGATGGAAGGAGTAGGAGGTATATCGGAGAGATTGAAAAATACAGAAGCTCATGCAAGATTCCAAACTCGTAACAATACCATGGTGGGATAATTAtcctgttgctttttttgagAAATTATGCTTCAGTTTCCCAAACGTATTGCTTTAGCACTGTCTGGCTTGCTTGGCGGTGTTGTGACTGTCCCCCCTGGATGTTTGTGAGAACGGTACGTAATTGAATTACGCAGGCTAGAAGAGGAGGTACTCTCGCACTGTAATAATTAAGCAATGGTTTGAGCATTCGAATGATGATGAGTTTGAGAGATGCATGTCCTAGTACGAGAAGGCTGCAGGGACTGCGTGAGAAATGGATAATTGTGTGTTAATAAAGATCCTTACAGGAAGCGAAGATTAACTGCGTTAAAAATTACCGAAAAACTGAAATGGCCTTTTGCTATGTACGTCGGCTTGCctgatgaagttttttttgcgtaatATCTATGTACATTCATCAAATGATCTCTTCATGTCGCCTCTTCCTACCTCATACGAGTCTGTAAATACTACTAATAAGTTACATTTtatcaaaattaaatcacacCTGACAAAAGGCAGGATTTCGGTAACCCGTGAATGGTATCGAAAATGTTTAACCGTCgcgaaagtttcaaaattgATCCTGCGCAGACGCATGACAACTCAGACGTTAGCATCAGACGTTAGGCTAGCTGTCAAAATGTTGCTTTGCTTGTGTGTAGGTATGCGCTCGGCCAAGGCCTTAAAAAGTGGTACAGTGGAAATGGTAGCATGAAAAGTTAATGTTTCCGCGTTTAAAGGTTTGTTAGGTGAATAATCCGCGCTTCCGTGTGAAATGTGAATAGTTGGTGAACGTTATAATCGTGTATGTGAGTGAAATCGTGTGGAAGATAGTGTGCAAGTTTCATGAAAAGCGACTCTGCGTTGTCCGATGACTAATTCCTTGGCATAGGCTTCGCTCCAGCGCTTCTTCCTAGTCGAAAGCCGTACGCAACGTGGTTgccagtgtgtgcgtgtgtgtcgtaGAGTAGTTTTAGGAAAAAATCGATAATTGCTCGCGATTTGTTGCTAAATTTTTCCTCCATATACGTGCGGGACAATTGTCTGTGTTGGTTGGTGGCGTGAATTAACGTGAATGTgagagcgtgagagagagagagagagagagagagtgcggcAGGCAGAGCGAGCGCTGAGAAAAAGTGAGAATTGCTCGACTCACTTTACGCAGGATGCAGGGTTACTCACGTATCGACATagtgttatttttatgtttttgatatggaaattgttattgttttgattgttAAGTTTAGTGAACGTCGTATAACTGATAAATGTGAATAATTCAGTTTGCATTTAGAAAGATTGGTTCTTATTGTTTCATATAGAATCTATATAGAATCACACTTGGCGaaattttaagcaatacgCCATCGATTCGCGGTCATGTGGAAGCACTTTCCCAAGCATGGAAATCGGTACAGGGAGGCCAACCCTGCAATGTCGCACACGCAGACTCACTTGGGGCAGAGAAAAACACTTGATAATGCTGCATTACGACATTCGAGCAGTTCGTTCGACGAGTACGCGTGGTGTCGTCGTCGCGTGAAGATATCGATTTTCAACAAAAGAAGTTCGTTTTTCCACCGAAGCCCCTGTGTGTCGCGGGCGATTGTTAGATACTGTAGTGCAGCCGTAAGATGATATAGATAGctagcagcaccatcatcagcatcggtGCGAAATCGGAGCAAATCTAATGTGTTTTTAGTAGCGAAAATTCAAACCTGAGGAAATCCAAAGCGAGTcacggcgatgacgcactgcTGCTGGGAGTGATCAGCCAGCAGTCCGGAAGCTACTAAAATCAGAGACCCTTTCTTCGATTCGACCTGCGTACCGCCCGTCTTCTTTTCTGCGCCGGGACGGGCCTGAAATTATCACAATTATGTTGTAATAGTGCAGCCTTTTAGTGTGGCGTATTGTTTCGCGGAAAACACTAGTGTTCCAGTCATTTTCCGACCAGAAAAAGAAGCAATCGAGCACGATGGAAAGGGCACACCCCTTCTAGACGTCGGGGTCACTTCATGGCAACACCTTCGCACAGGCAGTGCTGCCCGCTgaagtttcttcttccttcctttttgtgGGTCAGTCGCGAGGGTGAAGCTGCCCTTTCGTTTCGTGCACAgtgagtgtctgtgtgtatgtgagtgcgGCGAGTCTGTGTGCGCCATTGACGCAGAGAGATATGGTGGGTGCTGTTTCGTGCCGCTGGAAAACTGGTCACCGAACATAAcaatgcaacagcagcaaaagcctACTAAGAGCAGTGCTGTAGGGTGTGCCGCCAACCATCATGTGCAGTGGTCGAATCGAATGATAGTAGTAGTTACCCGCTCTCTACTCACATAGTAGCCTGATTCTTATCTATCTATCTTCTCAGCAGCCGTGTTGTTGTAGGTGCAGTGGTGAAAAGTGGTACGAAAGAGTGTTGAAGGTTTGAAGGCGGTGCTAACAGTTAGCGTGACCGGGGCTATAGAGACGACGAGCAAATATTAATCTGCCGAGGATCCCAAGCGGTTGCACCTTCTCCTCTAATATCCTTCGCCATAGCCCGTTCGGCCGAACCGTTTTGCTACCGCCTCATCAACCAAACGGGAAAATAGAGCGCGaccgtcgatcgatcgaagtaGTCGGGTAAAAGGGTGACTCTTGTCCGGTGGCGGCATCTCTGTCTGTGGTGGTGGAGTAGCGGAAGTAGCGGTGAAGTGTGTTGGAGAGGAAACCCACGACACATTTTCTTCGGCATCGTCGCGGTATAAGTTTATTGGTtttcaacgaaaaaaaaaggaaaaaaaaatcatcgcaAACATCCGCGAAGGAGCATTTTGAAACAGAGAGTAGAGGACAAGCAGACGGA
This genomic interval from Anopheles stephensi strain Indian unplaced genomic scaffold, UCI_ANSTEP_V1.0 ucontig43, whole genome shotgun sequence contains the following:
- the LOC118517009 gene encoding ankyrin repeat domain-containing protein 54-like isoform X1; protein product: MLAAAVRPFVARPLLLPALRLVRYRSQDSQGSNRSPKPSVKHPDTIFDKIIKKEIPADIIYEDEKCVAFNDVSPQAPVHFLVIPKQKIDKLENSTSGQVEVLLLLPKRRSPKGDTPSASAAPDISEPSTSGKIPGENCATRSSETEPKADTNVPKTMFTISQPEFNEGTMAGDSPCSTRNTLKLRKDHHNRVQTRASPYLKIRPSALLTSRFLEAVSHNNTEKVREMIQQGMSPNTYESYFNRSALHIACSRGFRDIVRILLENGANPNIRDKNMNTPLHLASSTESVEIVQLLLDYGTNVLLRDSNGLLALDFSIGKLRLSERIISKMQKLTQSDIHKHREKTAEVCERIFAMFKQQIRNIDPTNLGCDEARLEQMLKDFSEQLDKVRQRKIDLDSIVDQISNLKVKSEIDNDVSSLLSTLQQFTL
- the LOC118517009 gene encoding uncharacterized HIT-like protein Synpcc7942_1390 isoform X2 gives rise to the protein MLAAAVRPFVARPLLLPALRLVRYRSQDSQGSNRSPKPSVKHPDTIFDKIIKKEIPADIIYEDEKCVAFNDVSPQAPVHFLVIPKQKIDKLENSTSGQVEILGHLLHVAGQLGKSKAPKGFRLVINNGDDGCQTVYHIHLHVIGGRQLGWPPG
- the LOC118517011 gene encoding THUMP domain-containing protein 1 homolog, whose product is MSEAKKIKFDSAGTASDKRKPKHGKTGKRNYYAKAHDHGAGDRCMKPGHRGFLVTCNGHVRDCIRDSYRILNAYADELYGAVDKAPTPSDDTGGNGDAAESNAPSDEEDISITLQKEAEAAGQKQNSRSFRFQNVESGAMNCLFIQTTLPDPNEMAVKLMKDLSATKKHKSRFILRMLPIQAVCRANLKDIIDVVGKLSDRFFLKEPKTYAIVFNRRLNNDLSRDDVIREVAELITTKNAGNKANLKSPQLAVIVEVIKGLCCIGILPEYYQLRKYNLVELVAQPSPIPAAPAKEVQQSNAEENAPKIAAEDKPEPAEQIETSEKDASPSEQDKVAAE
- the LOC118517007 gene encoding spliceosome-associated protein CWC27 homolog is translated as MSNIYIQEPPTAGKVLLKTSVGDIDIELWSKECPMACRNFIQLCLEGYYNGTIFHRVVKGFIVQGGDPNGDGTGGESVYGHPFKDEFHSRLRYVRRGLVGMANSGKNDNASQFFFTLGPTPELQNQNTLFGKVAGDTIYNMLKLEEGEVYENERPHFTHRIIRTDVLNNPFDDIVPRGLTDADDKSKEQGENSKKKKKEKGVKNFGLLSFGDEAEEEELETKVFVQKNGPGRGKSSHDVLDDPKLSKQTSTSSAEEPKKRRLSADSRGHSSAEEDKESFSHGRSKSKPSQKDEVDNVREKLKRKADDKRNEKPAADVNESESDSDYELDGDRKKEKREQAEKIRQEINKLKRDFHSDKRSKDKQKESEQKKASKKTARNEVMNEVLRVQEEYSQKTKQLPKKGSSRENFTMELLQKFKSKLHSAHERDDVQAATATEGDEEEDIRGDNWLAHRLEFEKKDPILAKDAATKDDDWYDVYDPRNPLNKRKRGEKIDRSLKPGK
- the LOC118517010 gene encoding protein CLP1 homolog, yielding MSDDKAIPKTDYKLEADSELRFEIENKNEKVSVVLLNGLAELFGTELVVKKPYDFFTGAKVAIFTYHGCTIELRGKPDVAYVAKETPMVMYLNANSALEHLRSKAEQEDAQGPIAMVVGPMDVGKTTLCRIFLNYAVRLGRRPIYVDLDVGQGGIAIPGTIGALLVERPAPVAEGFSQQAPLVYHYGHSSPSSNSTFYDVLISKLAETTLERLQANKKAKSSGMIINTCGWVKGSGYSHILHTVEAFEVNAIFVLDQERLYNELLRDVKSTVQVVFLPKSGGVVERTKSQRTEARDLRIREYFYGSKMPLFPHSFDVKFSDIKIFKVGSPPLPASCLPLGMKAEDNYTKLVAVQPGPQLLHHILAVSFAESTDENVIQTNVAGFICVTNVNMDKQVLTVLSPQPRPLPQTILLVSDLQFMDSH